The segment tttttccttgagaaaaaaatatataataaaatatagaaCAAAAGATACCAAAGAGAAAATGGCACATGTTCTTACTTTATATACTTAATCTTAGATTGCTTTCACTAATTTGAGCATTTGAGATGAGAATATtatcttaaaaatattatttaaaaataaaataaataggaaCAAAAGTTGACTTGGAAACTTCGGTCGTCTCCCCAGTCCCCACCGTGATGGATTGACATTAAAATAAAAGGCCACTAATTGTTCAATCTCCAAAATTGCTCAGTTTACACACAAAAAAGAAGTATTAAAATGGTGATTATTATCTTTCACTTCTTCTTGATATACAGTGCTGCAGCAGTTGGTCTTGCTCCACCCTCAACTTATCTAGATGGTTGCCAGCCGATGAGCTGCAAACGCGGCGCCCCCTCCGTGCGGTTCCCCTTCCAATTAAAAGGCCGGCAACATGAAAGCTGTGGCTCACCAGGGTTTAACCTGTCCTGCAACAACAAGAACCAGACGGTGCTGGAGCTGCCCTAATCGGTGAAGTTGTTGGTGAAGCGTATAGATTATGTAAAGCAAATGATTCAAGTGTATGCTGAAGATGGTTGCGTCCAAAATCAGCTCCCAAATCTCACAATGTCTTTGTCTCCTTTCAATCTCTTATCGGACAGTTATTATTACAGCGAACTGGGAAACTTTACTTTGTTCGAATGTTCCGATGAGGACCAATCCGACTACAGTAATGATAACAGCTTGTTCAACCAAATTAAAAGCTTGTTTAACCAAATTAAAGCTTTCCTAGGAAGTGTTGTTTTAATCAGAAGCAAAGCATGCTGCTGATAAAGTTTAAAAATGGTGATGTGTGCAGGTGCAAGAACGAAGCTGATGATTTCAGGTACATTTGGGTAATCTAATGGGAAAATTAATGgaaagtaatgatgatgaaaCATATATCTGACAAGGATGGATCCCTGTGGGTGTTATTTGAATGCAGGTATAAGTATCGGTTCCTTTTTTCTTGCACTCAGCCTTTCTGTTGTTCTATATATGCACCATTTGCATAAAAAAGAGAAAGACGCTCAGCGCAAAATCGAACAGTTTTTGGAAGATTACAAAGCTCTCAAGCCCTCTCGATATTCCTATGCTGATATCAAGAGGATCACCTTTGATTTCAAGGAAAAGCTGGGACAAGGTGGCTATGGAACTGTTTTCAAAGGTACACTTTCCAACGATGTTTCCGTTGCCGTTAAGCTTCTTAACAATTTCAAAGGAAATGGGGAAGAGTTCATCAACGAAGTCAGCTCCATGGGTCGAATCCACCATGTCAATGTCACTCGTCTCGTCGGCTTTTGCGCCGACGGGTATAATCGAGCCTTGGTTTACGAGAACTTACCCAATGAGTCATTAGAGAAGTTCATATTCGGAGACAAAGGTGAGAATCATTTCCTGGGCTGGGAAAAGCTTCACGAAATTGCTCTAGGCATTGCCAAAGGCATTGAGTACTTGCACCAAGGCTGTGAGCAAAGAATCCTCCATTTCGACATCAAACCTCACAATATCTTGTTGGACCAGCACTTCAATCCGAAAATCTCCGATTTCGGGTTAGCCAAGCTATGTTCTAAAGAGCAGAGTGCGGTATCAATGACAGCAGCAAGGGGAACCATGGGCTACATTGCACCTGAAGTGCTGTCTAGGAACTTTGGGAACGTATCCTACAAATCAGATGTTTATAGTTTTGGAATGATGCTGCTGGAAATGGTGGGAGGACGCAAAAATATCGATGTCAAAGTGGAACATATGAGCCAAGTCTACTTCCCAGAATGGGTTTATAATCGTTTGGACAAAGGTGAAGCGTTGGGAATGAGCATTGAGAACGAAGAGCATGATAAGATAGCAAAGAAGCTTACAATTGTTGGACTTTGGAGCATCCAATGGTATCCGGTGGATCGTCCATCAATGAAATCGGTGGTTCAAATGTTGGAAGGAGAGGTTGAGCATCTCACAGTACCGCCAAATCCTTTTGCCTCTAAAGATGAAATGAGGGCTAAACTGCCCATAAACAGAGAGCTTCAAAATATTTCTGAATAATTAAGAGTATATATCAAACCAATATCCGATCtcttatattataaaaaattaagagTACATAAACTTTGGTACactttagaatttagtccttattataaaaaattcaatGTAACTTAAAATTTTCCCACTCATTCACTTTTTATATCATCACTATTTCATCACACGTTATTTATATTCTCTTTTCAACATTCAAATTCACATAAcctatttatgttaatttacaatttagtccttttctacTACTTCATTGTactaatttaatttcatatataatattTGAACATCCACAATTAATTAAACCAATTTAGCATACTctattcttgatctaaattaaataaattaaaattatcaagTACTTATATTGTCTCTTTAATCTCCTCACTTTTTCCACAACTTTCTCCAGTTCCACTTCCAATttctttcttccaaggtgatattCTTACTCTCTAATGTCTCTACTTCACTTCTCCCTTTGGGTGACTATAAAAATTTTCAGGAAATTTGGGAGAAAAAGTGGGATTTTATGATGAAAGACCAAAttgtaataaaaacaaaattttcttcTCTACCTCTCTCACTCACGTTGGAACATGGAAGGATGATGATTTCTCTTCATCTTTCCTCTCTTTTTTATACTAACATTTTCATaacaaaatattaatattatagtatttatctaattattaatttaaaatatcattaaaatatcTCCCATTTCATCATTACAATCTAGAATTTTCTCATTTTAATTGACCATTCTGTCCTTAATAATCcttaaaaaaattccattctcatcctcacttaatttggtaaaatggtGATTTAGTCTATCAAATTTCTCCAtgtatttaatttagtccttattcatccattttccttatttTCTAGACTCTTCCACCCTTAAGATATTTGCATTATTGATCCttcaattttttcatatttatacttTAATCCATCACATGTTAAATATTTACACTTAGACCAcataacttttcatatttttatgatttagcccctagctcaaattaatattTCACACATATTTCTTATTTCATTTTCTCTAACATCCTTTATCATTTACTTTCTTTATATCTTATTTGCTAAGAATATATCTCTTATTATTTTCAACCAATAGGTTTTGGGGATGTTACATTTTACTTCATAGATTCTGCTAAACCATTTTATAAGTATAAACACCAGTTCAATAATCATTAAAAGTTTAAGAAACAAACTCACCAGTATTAGTAAGAATCGTCTCAATTACATAATCTAAAAGTTTTGTTCTCAAACAAACAAGTAATCTCACAAACTACAAGTTGTGAGTTGATAACTCACATGTAATTAACTTGTCGATGCATTTACCAAAATTATATAAAGATATCCACTTGTTGGAAAAATGGACCCGTATTTCTTTCAAAAATGTAAGAGATTCAATCTTAACTTTTGTTAATGAGGTTGTTAATAAATCATCTTCTTTGAGAACAAGCAACGCTTGAAAATGAAGAATCTTTAAATTCTTTAATGGATGTCCATATAATTTCTTATTTTGTCGCATCATTATTAATCAGGATGGTCTAACCAATCAtgctaattaattaatatatctaGACTGGTAAACTTCTGGTCTACTATACATGTAAATCAATCATACTAATATAAATAATTTCACtagaaaattcatttaataatataGAAAAGAATAATTTAACACTAGTTTCAACACAATAAAATCAAAATCGAATATATATTCATTTGTTGCaaataaaatttatcaatttacaaAATATGTACAAACAAATATTTCATTTGTATAGATATATGTGTAAAATTAAGCAAATCATACAAGCATACCATAAATACACAATAATTGAAAGTTGGAACATAAGATGAaactatttatttaaatttcagtATCAATCATATTATCCATCTCATAATATCTTCAATCTTCCACTTGTAGTggtgaataaaattattatatccATCCCTTTTACGATTATTATGGAACCATTTACTATACCCACGTTAAAGATTAGTTTGTTATATATTAATGCATTCAGCTCAGGGATGGAGCAAATCTAATATGAGATGTATACCAATCGTTGCAGATCGGATATTGCTTAGATATATACTCTTAATTATTCAGAAATAGTGGGAAGCTCTCTGTTAATGGGCAGTTTAGCCCTCATTTCATCTTTAGAGGCAAAAGGATTTGGCGGTACCGTGAGATGCTCAACCTCTCCTTCCAACATTTGAACCACCGATTTCATCGATGGACGATCCACCGGATACCATTGGATGCACCAAAGTCCAACAATTGTAAGCTTCTTTGCTATCTTATCATGTTCTTCATTCTCAATGCTCATTCCCAACGCTTCACCTTTGTCCAAACGATTGTAAACCCATTCTGGGAAGTAGACTTGGCTCATATGTTCCACTTTGACATCGATATTTCTGCGTCCTCCCACCATTTCCAGCAGCATCATTCCAAAACTATAAACATCTGATTTGTAGGATACGTTCCCAAAGTTCCTAGACAGCACTTCAGGTGCAATGTAGCCCATGGTTCCCCTTGCTGCTGTCATTGATACCGCACTCTGCTCTTTAGAACAGAGCTTGGCTAACCCGAAATCGGAGATTTTCGGATTGAAGTGCTGGTCCAACAAGATATTGTGAGGTTTGATGTCGAAATGGAGGATTCTTTGCTCACAACCTTGGTGCAAGTACTCAATGCCTTTGGCAATGCCTAGAGCAATTTCGTGAAGCTTTTCCCAGCCCAGGAAATGATTCTCACCTTTGTCTCCGAATATGAACTTCTCTAATGACTCATTGGGTAGGTACTCGTAAACCAAGGCTCGATTATACCCGTCGGCGCAAAAGCCGACGAGACGAGTGACATTGACATGGTGGATTCGACCCATGGAGCTGACTTCGTTGATGAACTCTTCCCCATTTCCTTTGAAATTGTTAAGAAGCTTGACGGCAACGGAAACATCGTTGGAAAGTGTACCTTTGAAAACAGTTCCATAGCCACCTTGTCCCAGCTTTTCCTTGAAATCAAAGGTGATCCTCTTGATATCAGCATAGGAATATCGAGAGGGCTTGAGAGCTTTGTAATCTTCCAAAAACTGTTCGATTTTGCGCTGAGCGTCCTTCTCTTTTTTATGCAAATGGTGCACATATAGAACAACAGAAAGGCCGAGTGCAAGAAAAAAGGAACCGATGCTTATACCTGCATCCAAATAACACCCACAGGGATCCATCCTTGTCAGATATATGtttcatcatcattactttcCATTAATTTTCTCATTAGATTACACAAATGTACCTGAAATCATCAGCTTCGTTCTTGTACCTGCACACATCACCATTTTTAAACTTTATCAGCACCATGCTTTGCTTCTGATTAAGATTAATGTAAAAGGCAGCTCATGAGTAAACTTAGAAGTTGGATTTAAGGCTAAATATCTTTTTTcactaaataattaattatattattttcttttgaaaatttatgagtattttacttttttatttattgaaaatagCCAAAATGGTATCAAATAATTTTCATTATCTTACTTTACTCGTTATATTTGAATTTATCAAACATTCATTTGTAcagttgaattttttaaaaaaaatttaattaacataacgttattatttaattaaattgataaatattaactattatttttaaaaatagaaaatattatattattttaataataaaatatttgatcCGGCCCACAACAACTTAACAATATCACAGTCTCAGCCTAAGTCAAAAGTCAACAAAAGCAGGTATTCGTCTCTTCCAGAATATAAGTGGATATTATTGAAACtttcttttcaaaaataaaacttattttaaaataggtaaattaaggAACTAGtctttttgttttaataattaagaaTTTAGTaaccttatttttattaatttattgtgTTAAACCatctattttaattcatttttaacATATCAACTATTGAAtagtaaatgaaataaataaatttaaatttagcatttttttatatttatttttacgtAATTACTTATTTTTAATACAGACCTCTACCGAATTTACTTCTACCGTTAAGATTAATAGCATAGAAAATCAGAAGAAACATACCCATATGTTTGATAGGGATGACAAAGCATTCGAAGCCGGAGGGATTGGTATCATTGCGTCGACATCCTTGGTGGCGTGCTTCGCAGTAACCGCACGACGGTCTGCTCCAATTAAAGTAAAAATTGTTGCTCCCAGTCCAACCTGATGATAACAGCGCGTAGGGAACTTCTTTGAGATCTATAGTCTTCCGGCAATGTAACAGATCGGTGCTTGCATAATCAGAATCCGTGTATTTAACGTAAAACCCAGGCTTACTACTTAAGCAACTGATGCTGTTATAATTACTGTAGTCGGATTGGTCCTCATCGGAACATTCGAACAAAGTAAAGTTTCCCAGTTCGCTGTAATAATAACTGTCCGATAAGAGATTGAAAGGAGACAAAGACATTGTGAGATTTGGGAGCTGATTTTGGACGCAACCATCTTCAGCATACACTTGAATCATTTGCTTTACATAATCTATACGCTTCACCAACAACTTCACCGATTTGGGCAGCTCCAGCACCGTCTGGTTCTTGTTGTTGCAGGACAGGTTAAACCCTGGTGAGCCACAGTTTTCATGTTGCCGGCCTTTCAATTGGAAGGGGAACCGCACGGAGGGGGCGCCGCGTTTGCACCTCGTCGGCTGGCAACCATTTGGATATGTTGGGGGCGGAGAAAGACCAACTGCTGCAGCAGTGTATAGCAAGAAGAAGTGGAAGAGAATAATCACCATTTCTTTTCTTTGGGTAATCTGAGGAATGGATGGTATGTTCGGAGGCTGAACAAGTCGTCTTCTGATTTTATGTTTGGACCGAGCCAGCCGGCAGACGACGACTGATGAAGTTTCCAAGtcaacttctttttttttttttgttattttatttatttaagctgctttttcattttagaaaaaaaaaaaaaaagtcgtcTTCGCGGTGGTAAATACAACAAAGTTTAAGTGCTTGGGTTTTTAGtttcaatttaaatttaaaacaatttttttattcaaagctAAATTCATTTAAAACTAATCAAAATataagtaataaataataaatactcttaaaatgaatatgaaaatgtagatttaattttaaaaatgattacTTATCTAACCTGATTTCTTTAATTtgaaatatcaaatttaaatatgtaaatttcCAAAGTATACGGGCATTTTACAAGGAAAATcccttttttttctaaaattacaGAAATAGGCCGCCTTTTTAATTATTTACCGGATTAGACCGTTTTTCCTGAAATCGCATCCACGTCAGCGCGACTTAATTGTTCACATCAGCAAAACGCTCTCCTAGGGAAGCGTTTTGTCCACGTCGGCAATCGCGTCCTTGAGGGCGCGCTTTGTCGACGTGGACAAAACGCTTCTCGGGAGCGTTTTTG is part of the Gossypium arboreum isolate Shixiya-1 chromosome 5, ASM2569848v2, whole genome shotgun sequence genome and harbors:
- the LOC108451341 gene encoding rust resistance kinase Lr10-like; amino-acid sequence: MVMCAGARTKLMISGISIGSFFLALSLSVVLYMHHLHKKEKDAQRKIEQFLEDYKALKPSRYSYADIKRITFDFKEKLGQGGYGTVFKGTLSNDVSVAVKLLNNFKGNGEEFINEVSSMGRIHHVNVTRLVGFCADGYNRALVYENLPNESLEKFIFGDKGENHFLGWEKLHEIALGIAKGIEYLHQGCEQRILHFDIKPHNILLDQHFNPKISDFGLAKLCSKEQSAVSMTAARGTMGYIAPEVLSRNFGNVSYKSDVYSFGMMLLEMVGGRKNIDVKVEHMSQVYFPEWVYNRLDKGEALGMSIENEEHDKIAKKLTIVGLWSIQWYPVDRPSMKSVVQMLEGEVEHLTVPPNPFASKDEMRAKLPINRELQNISE
- the LOC108453053 gene encoding rust resistance kinase Lr10-like, translating into MVIILFHFFLLYTAAAVGLSPPPTYPNGCQPTRCKRGAPSVRFPFQLKGRQHENCGSPGFNLSCNNKNQTVLELPKSVKLLVKRIDYVKQMIQVYAEDGCVQNQLPNLTMSLSPFNLLSDSYYYSELGNFTLFECSDEDQSDYSNYNSISCLSSKPGFYVKYTDSDYASTDLLHCRKTIDLKEVPYALLSSGWTGSNNFYFNWSRPSCGYCEARHQGCRRNDTNPSGFECFVIPIKHMGTRTKLMISGISIGSFFLALGLSVVLYVHHLHKKEKDAQRKIEQFLEDYKALKPSRYSYADIKRITFDFKEKLGQGGYGTVFKGTLSNDVSVAVKLLNNFKGNGEEFINEVSSMGRIHHVNVTRLVGFCADGYNRALVYEYLPNESLEKFIFGDKGENHFLGWEKLHEIALGIAKGIEYLHQGCEQRILHFDIKPHNILLDQHFNPKISDFGLAKLCSKEQSAVSMTAARGTMGYIAPEVLSRNFGNVSYKSDVYSFGMMLLEMVGGRRNIDVKVEHMSQVYFPEWVYNRLDKGEALGMSIENEEHDKIAKKLTIVGLWCIQWYPVDRPSMKSVVQMLEGEVEHLTVPPNPFASKDEMRAKLPINRELPTISE